gtttgattgaaaatttgcgcatgaaatctttaatttttttgaaatgaaatttatatatttgtaaactacgtaaacAGTACTatgagtcacaataattgataattccaAATGTTTATAAGATCTATAAAAAATTTACGATCAAAGTTATATTTGTTTGACTCTTGAAATCCGAAAGGTGACATATAAAGTGAGATGGAGATAGTAATAGGTTAAAATAGATATTTGCTAAGTTATAAAtcgaatatatataaaatgtcaaaattatCCTTTTAAATGAGTGATTAAGGTATATGTCATATCTTTTCaccattttttctctttttatagaAAGCTAACTTTTTATATCAAGTGGATGTTATATATTAATGGTAACTTTTGGAAAAAAAGAAGGATGTGTcattctttatttaatttgatgtaCATAATTATATATGCATGAGACCAAGAGGATGCAAGAAAAGTATGTTTCAACTATACTTATACTAGAAGAAAAATGACTACTAGCTTGGATTCATAcataatttgactaaaatatatCGTAATATAATCTAGAATATGGTCCCATGAACAAGTACAGTTAGTCATGACTTTCATTGACTACAAAATCTAGCTTTTAACAATCAATTtgtgttaaaaagaaaaaagtttgaaTGAGAGAACTTTGAATTCCATGCTTTTACATGCAACTAATAAACCCCTTCTTCACTTTAATATCTTTTATACCTACTTaacaaacttcacaaaaagaaattaatattctTCTTGGTCtatatatcaaataaagtagtttatctttatctttaatcaattttatttggtaatattttcaatatataaaaaataagactCGTAATTATCAAACATAGCAAGATTTTATCGTTACCAAATATagcaagtatatttttttttctaaacataTAGTACAAAACAACACTTCAAATCTCACTCATGATTTcatgtataatttttaaaaagttaaaaggtGGATtcgataaaaaaaagttttgacttCATcagtaataataacaatatgctattttatttgtatttaccatgaaattgatgttttaattAAGTGGGCTCCTTGTTGTTTGTTCAATAGTATTGTTCAAACGCTTCATCAATCATACaaagaacaaagaaataaaggcaattatttaatttgacgTAATGATGTCCCCCTCCACATCCAAGCCCAAATAATTTCTTAGttaaattactatatatatttttaaaatattcatttttcaaaaaataatgtaatataattttccttgtaccaaacacactctaagaCCAAGTCTCGATCTTAACCTACATTTTCTTCTTGGGTAGTTTCAAGTTTGTTACTAAGTAagaactaattaaaaaaaaaaggaaaaaaagagttTGTTGCATGTGGAAGTCAAATAATTGCATGCAATTAGtccttttgaattttgattattaataaaatatatttgttgactctattttttaaaagctaAATTCTATATTCAATGAAAGTCATGCTTCTAACTGTCcttgttatttaaaaataagtttctacTTTGATCAACTTATGTcccaattatatatttaatatatatggtCTTTAATTCCGGTCACGAGAATTATGGTAAAATAAATGTATTCTTAAATTTCGTATTCcttcaattaaatattattaacattattatttgGAGAGTTTTACTAAAAAAACGCATGccttaaagtttttttaagaGGTTTGTATCAAGTTTTCAAATCCGTCAAAAAAGTAGTATTAAATAACTACTCCTAATAAAAGTTAGGATAGAATATTTATTCCTAGTATTTCAACTATGTACGTTTTCTATTGATTAATGATCTGACCTAATCGACTCAATTAAAAGACTGTGGTTGTTATCTCTTATCTAATTCCATGGAAGTTCATGATGAACATACAAGGAAAAGACTTTATAAATTATTCCAAATATCTTGTTCAAGAGAAAAGTGTTAGGAAAAAAAGTTCTGAAAAAGAAAGCACATGACAAGGGATTATATTGGCCCCTCCCCTCATTCTTCCACTATTGTGCTTGGTAAAGTTTCTCAAAAATTcactataaatatttattaatcataatatTGGAAGACAATAAAGAATAATTGGTGATAggtattataataattaatagtagCCACCACTCTAGTTTCTCTTCTTGTAATCACAACGACCTCATAATTTGCTATTTCTCTATTTCCAAATCAATTAGTATAactagtttttttaaaaaaaataaatattaaatcactaattaaatttttatctatCAACATACTACGAATAGTCGATTTTCTATTTAAAGCCACTCAGATGTGTTACTTCTGTatcaaaatacttttatttttttaatgtcaaactacataattttcttaaatatttaacatgttatatgaaaaaaattgtaatttataatattttttcgtagaaatttttgaatatcttaattttttgttggtattaaataaatttaatcaaatttaacatTTATAAATTTGTTAAATGAATCCTcaagaaacaaaatatttttctctgtCCAATAATAATTGTTCACGATTAATTTTTCACATGCACACATTAGGAAATACTCCCAAGCATTTCTaaaggaaatttatttaataataaaaataaaatagataaatttttttaaataggacgttttaatatatatagtttGAAAGGGATTGATTATGATTCTAAACTATTATTGGTTTTGTATGATGGAAAATATCATAACTAGTGTTGAAACAGACAATGGAGGGTGGTAATCAATCACCTTTTGTATTGGAGTTTGAAAGGGATTGATAAAGTACACCACCgatatttattcataatattctttttcaaaaagatttaaaataaataatataatgataatttatttcatttagtataaaaaagataaataatatcTGATGATTATACTATTAACATTGATATTTTAAGaacaataacatatattaattcAGATTAGATCCaaaatttcatcaaagaaaGTCGAGcaaatttcaatatttacaATAGCGCATGATCAAACTATTTATTgtagataaaattttaacagATTTAGTGGGAATCTATCAGTAGTGAATTAGCGTTgcactaaaaaaatatattcatactctTATTTGTTTCTATCTCACTATTTCTTCCGTTCCTTTTTAGtatgtcattttttaaatttcgcttgtatataataaattaagtttataattCTATTCTtactaatatattttcaaagtcaatttttcaataaatgagtaaattatccatttttttaaaaaaaattgtttgtaaagatttcttttttgaaattagATTTTACAGAGTAGTGTGGTGGTGAGAGTAATAAATCAATGTATGAAATAATTGCAATGAACATTAATTGCTTATTAGTCTTTCTAGGTTgctgaaatatttatttttaagactaattaataacaaaaaaactaggtataataaaaaaaatattataatttattcatgatttcattcattttatgaaatgacaaatATGATGGACCAACTATTTATAGTAAGGATGAcatgtaaaaaaaaaggaagtatAATAAGAATAGTTTTTCATACACATTAACAAAAAATGTTAGTAAATCTTTTTTGCATTAGTTATTGTCATTAAATTTAGTGTCGCTATAAATTTTAAGgacatttataaaaaagaataaattgccactaaaaataaatattgaccataattaagatattacaattaattaatttgtctttaaaaattattttttatacagtGAATCTTTTATGTACGTATCGCGTTTTGTAAATCTTTTTGCTTTCTAAATTCTCGTAAAAATCTATAGCTAaagtttgttaattattttttgaagacAAAAATACATACGGTTGACAAATATTTACAAACAAAATAGcacaataatatattcaaagaaCGTAATTATTAAAAACCTACccaaagaaataaaagatttttttttgtcatttaatCTGATGTgctatatgatttttatttgtgtttccCCCCAAAAAAATTGGTTATTTAGATATGAATTTGATAAAATgttcaaagatattttttttagtcaCCACACGTTATATGACCATAGgatattcttttatatattttttgcttaAACTAACAACCCTTTTCTTGGCATTTATGTTCAATGTTATGAAATTGTTTGTATCCCAAGtaagagaaaatgatcaaaattggTCCTTAACCCatgattttcattttatttgatgtATAAATATGATGGAAAAGTCctgaatatatttaaaaatgaaatcaaattgGTCCTAAATCATATAAGTAAAGATAATcgttattcttatttttatcaaaacagATGTCTTTGGTATCAAACTACCAAACAAAGATATATTCTTGTAACATTCAATACGATTAAAAATGCACATCAAACTTCATAACCCAAACTTGGAAGAGACGTAAAAAAAACTTTCAAAGGTAGAACTTGAAGAAAATCGTAAGTTTATAGTAAATAGTATGAAAGGAAGTCTAAGATGCCGAGAGCCTTAGTCTATTTCAACAACAAACACAACGATTTTCTTTACTTATATGTCTTGGGACCAAATTGATCaccttttaaatttaaatacattaaaaatcatttccaacatatttatacattaaatatttatagtaaaTATCAAATGCACTAAGGGCAGttcacatttcttttctctGTTTGTTAAAATTTAAGGGTGAAAGGAACTAGTTACGTGGCTTTTAAATACTTGTTGAGGACATTTAATAGTCAATGtcaaagtctttttttttttttgtttaaagtttaaattatgaaatactCCATGTGTGTTAAGTAATTGGTATTAGCATAACATATTCACTGTAATTTCTCAACTATTTCCATCTAAACAACCATTTAGGGGACCACATAGGCAGGGGGCTAACTTTTCTCTATATAAACAGAACCCATCAGCTGCATTGCATACACAAATTTTCTATACCTCTCCAAATACAAAGTTGCAAACCTTTTCCAAACCAcatcattttattattgttaacaAATTGTAACTTTGGCCATATAATCCCATGGATAATTTACCTAAATGTGGAGCTAATTATGTGCCTCTTACTCCTCTCACCTTTTTAACCAGAGCCTCTAATTCTTATGCCAACCGCACCTCTACTATTTATGCCAATGTTCGCTTCAATTGGCGGGAAACCCATGAACGTTGTTGTCGCCTTGCTTCCTCCCTTCGCTCCTTAAACATTGTCAAGAACGACGTGGTAAGTCTATCTAGATACACATTTTAATTATCGCGAGTAATTCTCATATATGAGTTCATTGAGATTATGGTCATATATTAATGTGGCTTGATTTTACAATCATGTAGGTCTCAGTCCTTGCACCAAATGTACCGGCCATGTTAGAAATGCATTTTGCTGTGCCTATGGCAGGGGCTGTGCTCAACGCCATCAATACAAGGCTGGACGCTAAAAATGTTGCCCTTATTCTCAAGCACTCAGAAGCCAAGATCTTTTTTATTGACTATGAATACATTGACAAAGCTAAAAAGGCCATTGAAATACTACTGTCCGACTTTCAAATGCCAATGCCTCTTGTCGTTGTCATTGATGACATAGATTCCCCTACTGGAATTCGGTTTGGGGAGCTTGATTACGAGCAGTTGGTGTTCCAAGGCAGCCCTGAGCACGTCGTTGAGAATATTGATGACGAATGGGATCCAATTACTTTGAGCTATACATCAGGTACAACTTCAGAGCCAAAGGGAGTCGTGTACAGCCACAGAGGTGCTTTTTTAAGCactttgagtttgattttgggATGGGAGATGGGTACTGAGCCTGTCTACTTATGGTCCCTCCCTATGTTTCACTGCAATGGTTGGACTTTCACATGGGGAATAGCTGCAAGGGGTGGCACCAATGTTTGTATGCGCAATACAACAGCCCAAGAAATATACTCCAACATAGTGTTACACAAAGTAACGCATATGTGTGCTGCACCTATTGTTCTCAGCATAATCCTTGAGGCCAAGCCACACGAGCAGCGTCAAATAATGACTCCGGTACAAGTTTTGGTGGGGGGTGCACCCCCACCAGCACCACTGCTTGAAAGAATCGAGAGGGTGGGATTCCACGTTGTCCATGCCTATGGGCTCACGGAGGCCACTGGACCAGCCCTGGTGTGTGAGTGGCAAGCCAAGTGGAGCAAATTACTGTGGGAAGAACAAGCCAGGTTAAAGGCAAGACAAGGGCTGGGCATACTAACACTTGCTGATGTTGATGTGAAGGAATTCAAGAATATGGAAAGTGTGCCTCGTGATGGGAAAACAACAGGGGAAATATGCCTGAGGGGAAGCAGTATCATGAAAGGGtacttaaaaaatgaaaaggcgaattcagaaGTATTCAAGAACGGTTGGTTTTTCACAGGGGATATGGGAGTGATTCATCCAGATGGGTATTTGGAAATCAAAGATAGATGcaaagatttatatatataggagatatacaAATGCATGTATGCCTTCATCGAAGAAAAAGGGGGAATCAcataaaattttcatacaaCCAAACTTAATTCCATCAATGAATCATTTGATAACGAATTTTGATGACCCATTTGTGTAGAAAATAGAGATAGGTggagtattttttatttactttttttttttgcagctctgatttagtttttatatgtgtaaactatttttaaaacattcacaataaattttatatgaaaataagtgaagaataattttaaccataaatacaaattagctgttgaattaaaaaaaaagtagaaaaaaactTGTGAGAAAGTTATCATCCCGAGATTCTGCATTAACAGCAAATTTTCCCGCGAATGTATATAATACACACAGAAACAAGAAGATAAAAGATAAAGTTATTGTTACCCCTCATGTcaataaatttaacaaatatgCGACCTCTTTGAAAATccccaaatcaattaaaattactcaattttatttaaattatcgAATTTTAACTCGATCCGACCCACTTAATAATCCCGACATTCTGCATGAAGGGAAACTTTCCCGCgtgtttgtgtatatatatgagTATCTTCTCTCTGTTTccttcataaattcataataaacaGAGTGCAGAAAAAGGAAACAAGAAGATAAAGATTTAGTTTAACCATTTTCTGAAAATGAGTAATTCGTGGGAGCATCGTTACAGGATGGATCTATTGATAGTGAATCTTCGTGAGAGTAGTATTCGCGGAAATGTTCTTGTTGAACTCAACAAATTCATCATACATCAATCAACTGAAGCAATGCGCATGGATCTTGGATTTCACTTGTGGAACTCTGAACTTACACTCCCCATACTTTTACAGGTATATGATCGAATTGCTTCATTGTATTCGATGTGTGAAATTATCTTATGGatctaattttgattttaggAAGTAGTAGCAGTGTACCCCAAACTTTTAGACCCAACAATATTAACTATGACGGAAACTACTCGACTTTGTAATGCTCTTAATGTAATTCAGGTGAATTCACTTTTCCGTTTCTGATGATTTTCATATAGTGAGTGCCTCTTGATGATATTAATCTTTTATGAGTGCTGCAGTGTATGGCTTCACATCCAGATGCAAGAATCGGCCTCCTCAGAGGTAGCAACAGATTGCTTTGTTTAGATTGTGATACGGAACAAGACTTATTTCAATCTTTCTTATGCAGCAAACATACCATATTTTCTTAATCCATTTCTCCAAGTTTCTGAAAATGTGATGAGGCCTCTGCAAGGTGTGACGCTTAGCATCTTGAATCTTATTGCTGAACTAGCAAAGGTCATACCTAATGTACCTTCAATGCATCAGTCTTTCAAGTTAATTTCATAATCTGATACTAATTCTGACTTTGTTGTGCAGTTTGATGAGTCATATGGGCAAGAAATTCTTCTTTTATTGCTAGACACACAAGTAGTTCATTTATGCCTGCACTGCATCCTTCATGGTCATCAACAGATACGGAAGGTTAGTGAGACCAAACCTTTTGACTGTCTTTTTCAACCTTTTTTTCTGAATTACTCTGTCTGTGCAGGTTGCAACATTCATACTTGTGAAAATCTTGATGCAAGAGAAAGGGCTAAAATATTGTTGTGCTCTCCCCGCTCGTTTTCTGTTAGTGATACAAGTCCTGCATCAACTGGTAGACAAATTTACTTGTGATGAAATCCCTTGCTCACAGCAGATAAAATATGTTGTTCAATGCTACCTAAGTCTTTCGCGAGTAGCATGGGTAGGCGGGTAATTTGTTTTTGTCCCTGCTGCTCTTATGGTGAATTAGTCTCTAAATTATCAACAACATTATTGTTTCATTTGATCTTTCCCTTCATGATACAGGATATATGATGCAGTGAGAACCTATTTTCCACAACAGCTAATTGACAACACTTTTGGCAACATTACTCGTGTGAGTCCATCGTCTTATTTCTTCCCAGTACAGATCAACATCCCTCTAGCTAATTATGTACTAAAccaaaatatagtttatgaTATTAAGTAGTAATTTTAGGGTTTAATTTGCAGGACGATCCAGAGATTCCAAATATGCTGCATCAGCTAGTGTTGAATCTAACTCGTCAACCACCACAATTATTGGTAGCAGAAGTGTTGGGAAGGAATAGTAGAAAGAGGTAGCATATATAGAGAACAATTTTGCAGCTTTACTATATAATGATTTTGAATATGAACCTCTAACTAGTCTTACTGCTTGCTGAATGAGCATTCTCCTTTTGCTATTT
The window above is part of the Solanum pennellii chromosome 5, SPENNV200 genome. Proteins encoded here:
- the LOC107019709 gene encoding butyrate--CoA ligase AAE11, peroxisomal-like, which gives rise to MDNLPKCGANYVPLTPLTFLTRASNSYANRTSTIYANVRFNWRETHERCCRLASSLRSLNIVKNDVVSVLAPNVPAMLEMHFAVPMAGAVLNAINTRLDAKNVALILKHSEAKIFFIDYEYIDKAKKAIEILLSDFQMPMPLVVVIDDIDSPTGIRFGELDYEQLVFQGSPEHVVENIDDEWDPITLSYTSGTTSEPKGVVYSHRGAFLSTLSLILGWEMGTEPVYLWSLPMFHCNGWTFTWGIAARGGTNVCMRNTTAQEIYSNIVLHKVTHMCAAPIVLSIILEAKPHEQRQIMTPVQVLVGGAPPPAPLLERIERVGFHVVHAYGLTEATGPALVCEWQAKWSKLLWEEQARLKARQGLGILTLADVDVKEFKNMESVPRDGKTTGEICLRGSSIMKGYLKNEKANSEVFKNGWFFTGDMGVIHPDGYLEIKDRCKDLYI
- the LOC107019710 gene encoding CCR4-NOT transcription complex subunit 9-like, whose product is MSNSWEHRYRMDLLIVNLRESSIRGNVLVELNKFIIHQSTEAMRMDLGFHLWNSELTLPILLQEVVAVYPKLLDPTILTMTETTRLCNALNVIQCMASHPDARIGLLRANIPYFLNPFLQVSENVMRPLQGVTLSILNLIAELAKFDESYGQEILLLLLDTQVVHLCLHCILHGHQQIRKVATFILVKILMQEKGLKYCCALPARFLLVIQVLHQLVDKFTCDEIPCSQQIKYVVQCYLSLSRVAWVGGIYDAVRTYFPQQLIDNTFGNITRDDPEIPNMLHQLVLNLTRQPPQLLVAEVLGRNSRKR